GAACCACCTCTTCATTCCCCAGAGTAGATAAAAGCTGATTCAGCTCCTCATTCATACCACCACCATTAGTTGATGGTCGAAAATAAAAAATAAAATTTTCTCTATAAAGTAAAATTTCTGATGAGAAACTGCAAAAGTGAAATGACAGGATAATATATACTTAACACAAAATTAAATATTATCGTAGTATAATTTTTCAAACATTTCTTTCGATTTCAGTTCAGCTTCCGATAGGCTGTCCAGTACAATCTTAATTTTCTCTGCACTCTTCTTTACCATTTCAAATGCCTTATCGGTGTCGATTTCATCTTTGAGTTCGGATACACCAAGTATGATGGACAAGGGATTTCTCAGACGATCCGAAAGATACTGGAAGTGTTCCAGGTTGGCTTTAAGTCTCGAAAGCATTACGTCCATCTCGACCGTAATTTCAAGATTCTCAATAGCCCTTGAAAGAACTGTAACCATATCCTTCAGAATTTGAATTGTTTCCTCATTTGCATCCTTTAGGAAGATGTAAGCAGCAGCTTTGTTCGAGACTGGAATGGATAGAAGAAGTTTATGATCCACATCCTCACATTCGCAGTGCTCGGCATTCACGACGCTGAAAACCTTGGGGGTGTAATTCAGATACCTGCATTTCAGCACGTTTTCGTTCATCCTGTAATGTTCTCCGCTTTCATCCGTGACGATGACGCCGGTGCATTCGTCACTTTCAATTACAAGATCACAGAAATACTTTATCATCTTTTCCCGGTTTCTGAACATCCAGACGTTGCTCGAGAACGTAAACGCATTAAAAAGAAGTTCGTTGATCCGCCTTAGCTCTTCATCACTCATCCTCTCCCACCTGCTAGAGCCTTAAACCTCTGTATTGTCTCCTGAAGTTCCCTTTCAAGCTCCTCGGCCGAGAACTTCTGTCCCTTAAGGTCCCTCAGAAGATCGATTTCCTCCTCTTCCTTGACCTCAACTTCCTTTGCAATGCTCGAGATAAGATCATCTTCCTCATCAAACTCAACCTCATCAACCTCCTCCTGCTCGAAATCATCATCTTCATCGGTGTCTTCGAGTTTCACCTCCTCACCAATATCCTCAAAATCCATATCCAGGTCCGAATTCAGATCTGGAAGGTCGGGTACATCTGGAAGCTTTTCTTCGCTATTTTCCACTGGCTTTATCGTGCTTGCAGTCTCCATCTCCTCGAGAAGATTGTCATCGATCTGCACCGTTTTAACGGCATCGTCCAGCGGAACAACCTTTTCCTCAGCCTGACCCTCCCTCTTGCTCACGCCCGCACCAACAACCTCTTCGAGTTCTCTATCAACCTCCTTTATTTTCTCCTCAATCTCCTTCTTTCTCGCTATCTTCGGCACTTTCAATCTCTTCAGCATGTCACCTCCCACCCTATCGTTGAGATACGGCAGTGCCAGAACGATTGCTGCAAAAACAATACCGATCACCAGCTCAATCATATCCTCACCTCCTCACGTCTCCACAAAAGAGGGCAAACTAAACGCCCATTTGACAACTGGCGGAACAACAAGCATTAAAATTCCGGATAAAATCAGGAAAATTGCTGCATAGTAAAGGTAAAGGTATTTTCCTCCACCCTTAACGATGTTTGCGGAAAGGGTGTTGGCGATGGTCAGGGAAACAATTATCATAAGCGAGTACTGGTTGAGAAGATCGACGGGTATTCCCGAGAATATCCCTATGTTCAATCCCTGCAATCCACCGGGTATTTTGTTGAACACCTCCCCTGTATCCACACCTCCAAGCTGGGTTGTGAAAAGATTTGAGATGTAGTCCGAGAATATGGCAAGTATCTGAGTTATGAACAGGATAAGGGAAACCATAGCGAGATGGAGCGGAATTATTAGATTCACGAATCCCGAGGATATTAGATCCCTCTTCAACCTCAGCAGAACCATCTCCAGGTTTGATGATGATACTATCTCTCCAACAACGTCAGCATCACCACCCAGATCGGTAGCATCCACAAATATTGCCGTCAGCTTGGAGATCAGGTAACTCCCGCTTTCACCGACGAACCTCTCCCAGGAAATTCTTGGATCCAGACCCATTGAAAGCCTCCTGTAAAGCTGCAACACGAGTTCTTTAAGCTCGCCGAGATTCTTCTGATCTATTCTGCTCAACGCCTCGGCCACGGAAACCCCGGCACCAGCTTTTATCGCACCCAGACTTCGGATGAATGCTGTGAAAGCCTCATCCCTTTTGCTGATCTTCACATCGTCAACCCTCGCCAGATAGCCAATCGGCAGGATTAAAATCCCCGCTAGAATGAATCCCAGTCCTCTGTAATCACCTCCGGGCAGCAATCCGAGATTCAGAATTCCCGTTTTGAGATTAAACACTGTTGGCAGGATTGAAATGAAAGCAACCATCATTACAGCGATTGGAAGCAGTACAGGAGCTAATCGGGAGATTGCCACCTGCTCTTTTGATTTGATTTTCATGTCATGAACCTTTCTGTCCTTGGGAACGGCTTTGAAGAGCATGAAAACTCCAAACAGGGCTATCACGAAGTTTCCGAATGCAGAAGTGATCAGTGTTGCAGATGGATCCCCGACACTGTAGATGACGACGGAGAGCAAAACCACAACAGATATCAGCGATGCCGAGACAAGAAGGGATGTGTAAGCGTCACTCCACTTTCTCAGACTTTCAAGGTTTCGCTCGTATTCATCCTTTCTTACTGTTTTGAATGTTTTCCACTCCCTTTCGAGAAACTCATCATCCGGTTCTCCTGCTGCTATTGCATTTGAAAGCCTGTTGAACAGCTTTTTCAGTCTCTCATGCCTGATCTTCTCTGCAACCAGCTCACAGGCTGTGGCATAGTCGTAATGCCATTTCTGAGTCAGGTCCTTGACCTTTCTGAAATACTCGCTGGGGGCGTACTCTTCCTTCTCGGAAACCATCTCAAATATCTTGTCTCTGCTGAGATTCGCTGTTGACAGCGAGGCCATGTAGGTAAGAGTAAAAAGAAGGTCATTGTCCATTAACAGCTCTTTTCCCCTGCTTTTTAATGCGTCAGAAATTCTACCAAGCTTTCCGAAACCAACGGAGATCTTCGGTGCCCTTGCAGTTTTGAACTCCATCTCAATCACCTAAACCTTAATGCTCAGCAACCCACTCTTGTATATCTTCGATATCGACTTGAATAACTCATAGAAATCCGTGACCCCCTGTTCATGGAGCTTTTTGAGTATTCTGGCCCTTTTTTCAACCTCCTCGTAGATTAACCTCTTCTTGTTTGGTGGGATACCAAGTCTCGTTGCGATCTTCTGCTCCAAAAGATATGAGCTCCCGAATCCAGTGAATACATGCGTATCTGTAACAGGATCCCACTGAAAAACCTCGATGAATGATACTCCTCCCTTTTGCGGGTTATAACCGACGATTTCGCTAACACTGAGAACTCTCCTGACGAGCTTACCGTCGGGTCTCCTCACTGCACTCTGAATGACAACGAAGTTCAGGTTGTCTATGAATGTCTTTGGCACACTTATCGGTTCGGTTGTCAATCTCTGAATTAGCTTCTCAACGGTTGCTGCATGGAATGTAGACATCACAGGGTGGCCCGTCTGCATGGCCTGAAACGCAATGTTGCCCTCAACACCTCTGATCTCACCAACCAGGATGTAGTTCGGCCTCTGTCTCAATGCAGCCTTCAGCAGATCGAACATTGTAACATCACTCCCTCCCCCCTCACCAATCCCGCCAGCTCTTGTGGAACCCCTTGTAACTTCTCTCGTCCAGTTCCTGTGCGGAACCTGCAGTTCAGGTGTGTCCTCAATAGAAACCACCTTCGCCTCCGGCCTGATGAATGCCGTAATCGCATTGAGAAGTGTGGTTTTACCACTTGCTGTCTCACCACAGATGAACCCGCTCATGCCTTCGCTGATCAGCAGCCAGAGATAGCCGGCGATCATGTAGTCCAGAGAACCAAACTCTATCAGTTGCAGAACGCTGAACGGTGTTTCGTTGAACTTTCTGATTGTGAAGTTGCTACCGTTCTTGCTTATGTCGTTTCCAAAGACGATGTTAATTCTGCTTCCGTCCGGCAGGGTGGCATCAACTATTGGATCCTTGTAAGTCACGGGCTTTCCTATTCTCTCCGCCAGCCTTATTATGAACTTGTTGAGAGTTTCCTCATCCCTGAACTCTATAACGCTCTTCAACCCCTTGAATATCTTGTGCTCAACAAAAATCGGACCCAAACCGCTGCAGGAAATGTCCTCGATGTACTTGTCTCTAATATAGGGCTCAAGGACACCCAGTCCAACCTTGTCCCTGATCAAGGCATACTCCAGCGCCTTGTACTGCTGCGCTGTTACCTTTATCTTGTCTCTGAATCCATTTTTACTGTTCCTGAAGAATCCCAGTTTTAGCCTGGGCAGTAGCCTCAGTTCGCCCCTGCTGTCCTCCATGAAAGATTCGCTGCCATCAGTGATCTCACAGACCTCTTTCAAAGCCTCTTTAAGAATCCTTATCTTCTCCTCATTGTCCTCCGGATCAAAGTCAATGTCCGTAATGTAGTCAACGAGCCTTATCTCGACTTCCTTCATCAGCTCGTCAACTCCAGTCAATAGTGTTGGCTCGATGGGGATGTAGAAGTTCCTCATATCGTTCTTGTCCGGGTAGACGTGGATGTATATCTGCTCATCCGCCGGGTAGATCAGATTCGGTCTGTCCAGATCGCCATGTTTCTTCCTGTCAAGCTTCGGGGCAAATTTTGGTATTCCGATTTTGTCGAGGGGGAGAATATGGAGGTACTCAAGAAGATGGAGATTCTTCTCGACTTCCTTTTTCATCCTGTCGGGAAGCAGTTTGTAGATACCACAGGTTGCAATGTTGGAATGGTCATGTTCTTCCTCCAGTGCCCTTGGTTTGAAGGGAAAGTTGGCCACAACTCCCTGTTTCATCCCCTTCGGCTTAAAGCTGAACTCCAGCTTATCGACGGCCATATTCTCCCCCTCCTCATAATTACAATTACTACTATTAACTTACTTACCGGCTCACCTTTGATATACTTTACTACGCTCTCGCCTCCGAGACAGGTATTATCTTAAGCCCGAATCCCGGATGGACCTCAAAGCTGACAATATTGCCTGTAGTCTTTCTTGCCCCTCTTATCTTGGAAACTTCGAGCACGCTCACGTATCTATCCCCCACCTGCTCCTTTCTGAGAAAGAGGTGACAGTCGCATGCTGACCTTATCCTGACAAGGGTGTCTTCCTTGAACGCATGCTGGTGCAGTGTAATCAGGATGGTCTTTCCGTTGTCGCATAGATTTTTGAGCTTGGTCAGAAACTCCAGAACGTCATCCTCGGTAGAGTAGGTTGTGAACATCGTCAGAGAGTCGATAATGGCGATATTTTCCCTGATGCTTCTGATGTGATTCGCAACAAGATTCAGTATACTCCTCATCTGCTCGGTGCTCCAGTCCATACCCTCAAGATGAACGGGAAAAACTCTGAGATATCCCCAGGCGTAGAAATCCGAAACGTCAAGACTGAGAGACTCCATCTGTCTCAGAAAGCTCTTTATCGTGTTTTCCGTGGTGTAATATGCGATGTTATGCCCGTTTACCAGCCCTCCATAAACGAACTGCTGGCAGAGAACGCTCTTGCCTGTATCGTTCTCACCCTCAATAAGTGTCAGCGAACCGAGGGGAATTCCCCCACCAAGTCTCTTATCTATCTCCGTGTTTCCACTTGAAAGAATGCTCTTTTTCTTTTCCTCCTCCAGTTCCATCAGACTTTCAACCATCCAATCACCTCCTTATGGAACTGCAAAATCAAAACTGTCACAAACGGCATTTGGTGTGCAGATCAGCAGGACGTAACTGCCGTTTGCAAGCGGCTGCGTGAGGGTGGATTCCATCCTGGCGATCTCATGTGGATCAAATATGCCCGGATTGATCAGCTCCTTGACCACAGTATAGCTGGTAGAATTGAGGTAAAACGCCACCATCTCGCCAGTATCGGTTTTACCGTAGAGTATTGCATCAAATTCCAGGAAGTTCGGATATTTCACCTCTCCCGTGTTCTTGAAGTACGCTGTAACGGTTCCTGTTGAACTGTCGTAGGTTACGTTGAGGATGCTCATATCACTTCTGAGCTTCTTGACTGCCATCTGTACCGCCTCCTTGTAACTCTCAATTGAATACTCAGCAATGGTTGTGGATCCGGCAAGGAAAGTGTACGCCACTGCCACGATTATTGCTGTGGCCATTATGGCCGCAACGACCGTGTCAAAGCCCATCTGCATCACCACGAGAAGTAATCGGTGGCTTTAACCCCGTTGTAAAGAACGAAGGTCAGAAGGTACTCGTCCTGTGGCATCTGGCTTGCATTTATGTTTTCAATGGAAAACCTCAGGGTCTCACCCTTTTCCCAGTAGTTGTCTCCATCACCGTTCTCTATTGCAAACGATACTCCGGGATCCGATGGTGTAAAGTGCAGGTAAGCCGAATTCGAGGTTAAGAATATGTCGCTCATCCGAATCAGGTCTGTGTCAAGCTTCGTGTTGCCGGTATTTTTCACCCAGAAGTAAACGTTTACGGTCGTTGATGTGTTGGTAACCTTAACGAAAATTATATCCATGTCCGTCTCAACTCTCTCGTTGAGATTCCCGGAGACGGATGTGTAGGAGTGAGCTAAATCCTTAACAGCGGGCAAAATAACCATAACGGCAGCGGTAACCGCTATTACTGTTGCTATCATCAGAATCGATGTGGATATCACCTCCCTTGCCATTGTTATACCTCAGCGCAGCCGCTCTCACGGCCTCACAGCCTCTTATCCAGTATCAGGCTCAGCAGCTTTGAATCCATGCTTGTATCTTCGGGATTCATCAGCTTGTGAAGTCTGTAAAGTTCCAGGATAATGTCCTCGAATCCATCGTTCAGTGCTATGAGCTCCGCAACCTTCGTCACAAAATCCCTTGATTCTTCAGAGATATATCCTGCAGACTCGAAGATCTCGAGCATCAGTCGCAGCGAATCCACAGTGTACTTCTCAAGCATCCCCTTAACCCACTGCATGAGATTGAACAGTGTAACAATGTCATATTTTGTGAATACCATCTCCCTTTTCGCAACTGCTTTCTCCCCCAGAGGCTGTGCCTTTTCTTTAACGCTATATACCTGTTCTGCCACAATATCACCCTCTTCTTCGGGCATCACCTCCACACTTTTATCAAAATCCTCCTCTTCCACAACTCCTTCAACCCCCTCATTCTCCTCCTGTTCTGCCTTCTCCTCATGAGGGGGCTCGGGAATTTGAGCAGGAATGACCTGAACCTGCTGTACAGGTGGCTGGTGCATTGTGGGTAACGCACCTTCTGCAAGGTTCTGGAGATTCTGAAACGGGTTTTCGATGTTGTTCAGTGTCTCTCTCAAATCAAGCAGTAACTTCTTTACAGATCCCTTAAGAACGTCGAGTTCCTTTTCCAGCTTGTCTATTCTGCTCTCTGGTGTGTCGGCTTCCGCACTTGCAAGAATCTCATCAATCGCTGCCTGATCGACCTCCATGGGATCACCTCTAAAAAATAAAATTAAAAAAATTCGAAACTACCTGATCAGCACCATCACACTGTCGATGCTCGGTGGAGCCTTGAGCTCGATCGGATAGCTTGCACCTATGGGTGGTTTAACTTCAACCACAAAGTCATCATTGGGGTTGATATTGAAGCTGCTGAGATCAACCTTAACTTCTGCCTTCTCAAACTCCTCAAGGTAGTTGTCAGGATTGCTTCCCTGCAGGCTGTAGATCCAGGTCACCTTGTAGTGGCTGGAATCTGCAGTGGTAGTGCTGTACTTGAACTCCTGATAGCTTCCATCTGCCGGCACGAGAACCGTTATAACAGTTTTGTTCAGATCGATTGGCTGTCCACCGGCAGCAAGCTGCAGTGTGAACGTGACGCTCGTAAGCTTGTTCTGTGTGGTGTTGCCTGTTGCAACAACACTGCCCACAAGCTCCATGCTGCTCGTGGCCTGCTTGACTCCAGTATGCACAGTCTCCTGACCCTTCTGGGTTGCGAAGAATCCTGCCCCAAGCAGCACGTAGCTGAACACCGCCGCAACTGTGACGAAGGCTATCAGCACGATTGCCGCCTCAAGGCCCGTGAAACCCTTCATGTCCTTACCAAATCTCTTCCACACCATGCGCATCACCTCAGATATAGGTTAAGTTTGTGAAGCTTGGTGGCAGAGTCTTGGTTATCGCCAGCGGTGCACCGATGGGCGGGCGGACTTCAATCGTAACCTGGTCATTCGGATTGAGGGTGCCAATATCGTTGCTCCAGTCCGTCAGGGTAACGTTTATCACTATCTTGTACTTTTCATTCGGCTCAACAACGTTGTCACCATCACCAATTGTATTGACATACCACCACGGACAGTTTGCGCCACCCGAACCGGGTGTGCATGCAGTTTCATTGTAAAATATCTGCTTGTATCCGCTGCTTGTGGTTATTGCTATTGACGTCTTGTTGAGGTCAACCGGAGATCCACCAGCCGTCTGCGTTACGTAGAAGTAAACCTCACCCACCTGTCCATTAGACCCGGTGCTTCCCCCTTTTGCACTGGTACAGTCCAGATAGATGTACTGCCCGTCCAGTGTAAGACTGCTTGAAGCCTGTTTTACTCCGGTGTCAACGACCTTCTTTGACTTCTGTGTGGTGTAGAAACCGGCTCCCAGCATGACGTAGCTGAACACCGCTGCTACCACAACGAACGCTATCAGCACGATCGCTGCTTCAAGTCCGGTGAAACCCTTTTCGTCACTTCTTATTTTCAAAACTCCTCTCCTCATGCCATCACCCCACACTTCCTCAAAATTTCCTGATAGATAGACAATATTTAAACGTTTTTCTATATGTTGAAATTTCTTTTTTCTAAGTTGAAATTTCCTTTATGAAATTTCAAAAATGCAACCTGTCAAGCTCGTAGTGGACAATGGTTATGCACTGCTCCGCCATCAAAGAGAGGGGCGAAACTTTCACAGTTTTAGCTGACATCTCCATAACAATCCTTTCGATGTCTTCATGAAGTCCGGTGTGGTCCCCCAGAACAAAAAGGGGGTTTTTCAGTGACGGAACCACTTCCCGTATATCCTCCCCATCCTCTCTCAGGTAGTACACCGAATAATCTCCTGAAAGTTCACGGAGCAACTCAGCAGGACTTTTCCTTGCCACGTACACACCTGAATGCACCTTAACCCATTCCTCACCGCATTCAACGCCAAGGGCCTTCCTCAGATGCCCCGCCACGTTTCTCTCATCCGGTGACATTCTTTTAACACTCCCACCATCAATCCTCACGACTTTTGGTGGATCCGGCTCACCTAGAAGCAGCAAAAACACGTTTACATTCCTCCTTATGCCGTGAGAGATGAACAGGGACTGAGAAACGCATCTGCAGAGTACATCCATTCTTCCAGCCCCGGGAATGTCGTTCAGGCTGAAGGGTTTTGTCCACGCCCTGTTTCCGACGACGAGAAACGCCCTTTTCATACTTCACCCCACCAGAATGAAATATGCAAGGTAGAGCAGAACCAAGATGCCAGCAACCCTCTTCACCGTTCTGAAATTCGAGACGACAAATCTTTCTCCTGCCTTGAAAATGATCGAAATTGTGAGAGACATGCCGAGGCCATATGAGAGCATTACGTACGGGTTTCCCGAAATCAGAGCCTGAGATAGCGCAATACCGGCAAACGGAAGTATGCAGGGAAGCCATACAAATGCGAGTAGAAATCCAAAAAGAAAGGATGGAACAGTAGAGAGATTTTTCGAAAATTTCGATGTTAGCCTTGAAACAAGAGACGATAATTTCAGTTCAACATCCTCGCTCAACAGAGAAACGGCAAACAGAAGCATGAAAACATAGGCCACAACTCTCAAGCCAGAAACAGCAGAGAATACCATTCCTGCCAGTACCATGCTCAGAGTTAAACCAATAACTATAAGAGCTGCATTGAGCGGTTTTCCCCTCGATCCTGCAAAAATAAGCGGGATTATGGGAAGTACGCACGGTGAGAATACAGACACCACGCCCAAGGCGAAGGCCATTACAAGTTCAAACATAAAAATAGAAAAGGAGGCTGGAATTTAAAACTTCAGCGCCTGTAAACTTCTCCAATGTCAAGCTCGATTTTCTCACTTATCAGATCCACAACTTCCCCGATGACAGCGAGTAACCTGTTATAAGACTCTATAAATCTGACAACGCTTTCTCTCGCATTAAGCTTTGACTGCAACTCTGTCAACTCACCCAGCAGATCCTGATCATACTCACCCGAAAGCTGCTTTGTTACAAAATCCTGCTGTTTCTGCTGAAACTCAACAAGCAGCTCCTGAGCAACTTCATCCTCCTTTAGAAGCTGCTCCATTTCAACAAACTCCTTATACTCTCCAAGCTCTCTTATGCTTTCAGCCAGCTCAATTGCCTTGGTTTTCACACCTTCATCCAACATTCAAATCACCTTTTTTAATTTCCAGCACTCTTTTTCAGGACTATATTAATGTTTTGCATATTCAGGAAAAAAATCGAAAAACTGGCTACTCCAGTAAAATTCTGATAATCGCAATCGTTGATTCTCTGGCAATGTCCGGTACACTGCCACCTCCAAGGACAACTACGAGTTTATCATTGCAGAGTTCAGCGAGTTTTTTCAGCTTAACCGCCGTTTTCCGGTAATCCTCCACGGTCAGACCCACATCTCCATACTCACCGACATGCGTATCATGGCCGAAGTACCAGAATATCAGCTCAGGTTCAAATGTAGCAGCCATATCGCAAAATACATCCACCGCCTCGTGGTAAGTACGGGAGAAATAGCTCATATCGATCTTCAGCCCATCGTCTGAACGGCAATCACTGCTGCAGATGCAGAAATGCAGGACGTTGAGACCCATAGTTTCCAGTAGCTGCCTTGTACCATCACCATGGTGAGCGTCGGTATCGATAACCGCAACTTTCACCTCTCCAAATCCATCGTAAAGGTTCTGTATGGCCAGAATTACATCGTTGAAGCAGCAGTATCCCCAAAAGTAATCCCTTCCGGCATGATGTCCCCCGGCACCTATGTAGCAGAAGGCGTTCCTCAACCTTCCAGTATAGACCATCTCCGCAGCCTTTACAACACCGCCCGCCGAATGCCAGGCAGTGGAGCAAAGAGGGTCGTTCTCCACTTCTCTGACATGCCCATCCGTGTGAACCTTCAGAACCAGTTTCTCATCAACCCGTGGTGATTCAAAAAGCCTGAAGTTTGGATGCCTGATCTCTTCAAAAGCCCCCGGAAAATCCTTAAGTCTGGTTCCAGCAGTCAGATAGCTTCTTCTGCTAAAAGAGGGGTGATAAAAAACACCCGTTAGCATAAAAATTTAAGAAGACTTCAGCTCGGGGAAGTCCTCATAGAAGTACTCGTGCTCGCCTCTCTCCTCCTTCTTCCTCTTTTCCTCTTCGATCTGTCTCAGCTCAATTCTCCTGATTTTACCGCTGATTGTCTTTGGAAGCTCCGGAACAAACTCTATAATTCTGGGTATCTTGTATCTTGCCAGAATCTTCTTGCAGTGCTGGAACAGCTCCAGTGCCAGGTCTCTTGATGGCTCATAGCCCGGTGCCAGTATTACAAAGGCCTTGACAAGCTGATACCTTATCGGATGCGGGCTTCCGACGACAGCAGCCTCTGCTACAGCAGGGTGCTCAATCAAAGCGCTTTCAACCTCGAATGGTCCAACACGGTAGTCAGAGGTCTTGATAACATCATCAGCCCTTCCAACGAACCACCAGTATCCTTTCTCATCGAAGAATGCTTTATCT
The genomic region above belongs to Archaeoglobus neptunius and contains:
- the flaJ gene encoding archaellar assembly protein FlaJ — protein: MEFKTARAPKISVGFGKLGRISDALKSRGKELLMDNDLLFTLTYMASLSTANLSRDKIFEMVSEKEEYAPSEYFRKVKDLTQKWHYDYATACELVAEKIRHERLKKLFNRLSNAIAAGEPDDEFLEREWKTFKTVRKDEYERNLESLRKWSDAYTSLLVSASLISVVVLLSVVIYSVGDPSATLITSAFGNFVIALFGVFMLFKAVPKDRKVHDMKIKSKEQVAISRLAPVLLPIAVMMVAFISILPTVFNLKTGILNLGLLPGGDYRGLGFILAGILILPIGYLARVDDVKISKRDEAFTAFIRSLGAIKAGAGVSVAEALSRIDQKNLGELKELVLQLYRRLSMGLDPRISWERFVGESGSYLISKLTAIFVDATDLGGDADVVGEIVSSSNLEMVLLRLKRDLISSGFVNLIIPLHLAMVSLILFITQILAIFSDYISNLFTTQLGGVDTGEVFNKIPGGLQGLNIGIFSGIPVDLLNQYSLMIIVSLTIANTLSANIVKGGGKYLYLYYAAIFLILSGILMLVVPPVVKWAFSLPSFVET
- a CDS encoding flagellin, with translation MAREVISTSILMIATVIAVTAAVMVILPAVKDLAHSYTSVSGNLNERVETDMDIIFVKVTNTSTTVNVYFWVKNTGNTKLDTDLIRMSDIFLTSNSAYLHFTPSDPGVSFAIENGDGDNYWEKGETLRFSIENINASQMPQDEYLLTFVLYNGVKATDYFSW
- the trmY gene encoding tRNA (pseudouridine(54)-N(1))-methyltransferase TrmY; this encodes MKRAFLVVGNRAWTKPFSLNDIPGAGRMDVLCRCVSQSLFISHGIRRNVNVFLLLLGEPDPPKVVRIDGGSVKRMSPDERNVAGHLRKALGVECGEEWVKVHSGVYVARKSPAELLRELSGDYSVYYLREDGEDIREVVPSLKNPLFVLGDHTGLHEDIERIVMEMSAKTVKVSPLSLMAEQCITIVHYELDRLHF
- a CDS encoding arginase family protein, giving the protein MLTGVFYHPSFSRRSYLTAGTRLKDFPGAFEEIRHPNFRLFESPRVDEKLVLKVHTDGHVREVENDPLCSTAWHSAGGVVKAAEMVYTGRLRNAFCYIGAGGHHAGRDYFWGYCCFNDVILAIQNLYDGFGEVKVAVIDTDAHHGDGTRQLLETMGLNVLHFCICSSDCRSDDGLKIDMSYFSRTYHEAVDVFCDMAATFEPELIFWYFGHDTHVGEYGDVGLTVEDYRKTAVKLKKLAELCNDKLVVVLGGGSVPDIARESTIAIIRILLE
- a CDS encoding archaellin/type IV pilin N-terminal domain-containing protein, translated to MVWKRFGKDMKGFTGLEAAIVLIAFVTVAAVFSYVLLGAGFFATQKGQETVHTGVKQATSSMELVGSVVATGNTTQNKLTSVTFTLQLAAGGQPIDLNKTVITVLVPADGSYQEFKYSTTTADSSHYKVTWIYSLQGSNPDNYLEEFEKAEVKVDLSSFNINPNDDFVVEVKPPIGASYPIELKAPPSIDSVMVLIR
- a CDS encoding cytochrome c biogenesis CcdA family protein, yielding MFELVMAFALGVVSVFSPCVLPIIPLIFAGSRGKPLNAALIVIGLTLSMVLAGMVFSAVSGLRVVAYVFMLLFAVSLLSEDVELKLSSLVSRLTSKFSKNLSTVPSFLFGFLLAFVWLPCILPFAGIALSQALISGNPYVMLSYGLGMSLTISIIFKAGERFVVSNFRTVKRVAGILVLLYLAYFILVG
- a CDS encoding YlbF family regulator produces the protein MLDEGVKTKAIELAESIRELGEYKEFVEMEQLLKEDEVAQELLVEFQQKQQDFVTKQLSGEYDQDLLGELTELQSKLNARESVVRFIESYNRLLAVIGEVVDLISEKIELDIGEVYRR
- a CDS encoding archaellin/type IV pilin N-terminal domain-containing protein; the protein is MRRGVLKIRSDEKGFTGLEAAIVLIAFVVVAAVFSYVMLGAGFYTTQKSKKVVDTGVKQASSSLTLDGQYIYLDCTSAKGGSTGSNGQVGEVYFYVTQTAGGSPVDLNKTSIAITTSSGYKQIFYNETACTPGSGGANCPWWYVNTIGDGDNVVEPNEKYKIVINVTLTDWSNDIGTLNPNDQVTIEVRPPIGAPLAITKTLPPSFTNLTYI
- a CDS encoding type II/IV secretion system ATPase subunit; this encodes MAVDKLEFSFKPKGMKQGVVANFPFKPRALEEEHDHSNIATCGIYKLLPDRMKKEVEKNLHLLEYLHILPLDKIGIPKFAPKLDRKKHGDLDRPNLIYPADEQIYIHVYPDKNDMRNFYIPIEPTLLTGVDELMKEVEIRLVDYITDIDFDPEDNEEKIRILKEALKEVCEITDGSESFMEDSRGELRLLPRLKLGFFRNSKNGFRDKIKVTAQQYKALEYALIRDKVGLGVLEPYIRDKYIEDISCSGLGPIFVEHKIFKGLKSVIEFRDEETLNKFIIRLAERIGKPVTYKDPIVDATLPDGSRINIVFGNDISKNGSNFTIRKFNETPFSVLQLIEFGSLDYMIAGYLWLLISEGMSGFICGETASGKTTLLNAITAFIRPEAKVVSIEDTPELQVPHRNWTREVTRGSTRAGGIGEGGGSDVTMFDLLKAALRQRPNYILVGEIRGVEGNIAFQAMQTGHPVMSTFHAATVEKLIQRLTTEPISVPKTFIDNLNFVVIQSAVRRPDGKLVRRVLSVSEIVGYNPQKGGVSFIEVFQWDPVTDTHVFTGFGSSYLLEQKIATRLGIPPNKKRLIYEEVEKRARILKKLHEQGVTDFYELFKSISKIYKSGLLSIKV
- a CDS encoding ATPase domain-containing protein, whose translation is MVESLMELEEEKKKSILSSGNTEIDKRLGGGIPLGSLTLIEGENDTGKSVLCQQFVYGGLVNGHNIAYYTTENTIKSFLRQMESLSLDVSDFYAWGYLRVFPVHLEGMDWSTEQMRSILNLVANHIRSIRENIAIIDSLTMFTTYSTEDDVLEFLTKLKNLCDNGKTILITLHQHAFKEDTLVRIRSACDCHLFLRKEQVGDRYVSVLEVSKIRGARKTTGNIVSFEVHPGFGLKIIPVSEARA